The DNA sequence AGGGACTCGACGAACCTTTTTTCGTCATGAACGGCGATCTGGTCACGACCCTCAATTTCGAGAACCTGCTCCATTTTCATCTGGAGAAAGAAGCTATAGCGACGATGTGTACCCACGAGTACAACCAACGGCTTCCCTACGGAGTGGTGAATACCCGCAACTCCAAAATTCTTTCCCTAGAGGAAAAGCCCTACCACAAATACTTCGTCAATGCCGGAATTTACGTTTTGAATCCACAAGTTCTGGATCTCATCCCTACCGGCGAATACCTCGATATGACCGCGCTATTCGACGGAATGATCCAACAAGACCTTCCGGTGAACGCTTATATCATCAATGAATTCTGGGCGGACATTGGTCAGATTCGGGACTATGAGGCTGCTCAAGAGGTGTTCACTCATTATCGTACAGATCATGTTGCCACGCGTATTGATTACCGGAGCTGATGGCTTCATCGGAAGTCATCTGACAGAACTCATGGTTCGGGCCGGGTACCCGGTTCGTGCATTTGCCCAATACCAAGCCTTGGGATCACTCGGCTGGATTGACCAATTAGCTCCTGAAATCCAAAAAGAGCTGGAAGTCATCCGGGGAGATATCCGAGATGCCCGACAGTTGGAGCAGGCTGTGGAAGGCTGCGAATGGGTGTTTCATCTAGCGGCCTTGATCTCCATTCCCTACAGCTATCTCGCTCCTTCCAGCTATCTGGAAACCAATGTCAATGGCACGCTGAACATTCTGGAAGCCTGCAAAAGACATGGTACCGACCGAATTATCGTCACCTCCACATCCGAAGTCTACGGCACAGCCCAATACGTCCCCATCGACGAACAACATCCTCTTCAGCCGCAAAGCCCATACAGTGCCAGCAAAGTCTCCTCCGATAGTTTTGCCACCGCCTACTTCCGGACCTTCGAATTGCCCGTGACGATCGCACGCCCTTTCAATGCATACGGACCTCGGCAATCCACCCGCGCAATCATCCCGACCATCATCACCCGGTTACTCGCCGGCAATGAAATCCTCAAACTCGGGGACCTCACCCCTACGCGGGATCTAAATTTCGTCGAAGATACAGCCGCTGCTTTTCTGGCAATGGCCCAGTCTCCCCAGACCATCGGTCAAGCGCTCAATATTGCGACAGGTGTTGAAACCTCCATGCAGGAATTGACCGAGATGCTCATTGAATTGATCCTGCCCTCTGCGCAAATCGAGCTGGATCGCGACCGCATTCGCCCCTCAGGAAGTGAGGTTTTTCGATTGCTGGGTAATGCCCAAAAACTTCGTGACTTGACTTCTTGGGCTCCGAAGTTCGATCTTCGGGACGGATTGGCAAAAACCATCGAATGGTATCGCCAGCCCGGTCATCTTGCCTACTTCCAACAACATGGGAATTTCGTCTGATCTGATTCCACTTTCCGCTCCT is a window from the Pontibacter sp. G13 genome containing:
- a CDS encoding GDP-mannose 4,6-dehydratase, which codes for MLPRVLITGADGFIGSHLTELMVRAGYPVRAFAQYQALGSLGWIDQLAPEIQKELEVIRGDIRDARQLEQAVEGCEWVFHLAALISIPYSYLAPSSYLETNVNGTLNILEACKRHGTDRIIVTSTSEVYGTAQYVPIDEQHPLQPQSPYSASKVSSDSFATAYFRTFELPVTIARPFNAYGPRQSTRAIIPTIITRLLAGNEILKLGDLTPTRDLNFVEDTAAAFLAMAQSPQTIGQALNIATGVETSMQELTEMLIELILPSAQIELDRDRIRPSGSEVFRLLGNAQKLRDLTSWAPKFDLRDGLAKTIEWYRQPGHLAYFQQHGNFV